The following are from one region of the Dreissena polymorpha isolate Duluth1 chromosome 2, UMN_Dpol_1.0, whole genome shotgun sequence genome:
- the LOC127866889 gene encoding protein PERCC1-like: MLEVAGYGPLPHRFPAMHDRNAMVLGQQDRMTPSGTLTPLHPVPPRELQHTSVIKKLDHSVDSIIPVNRSDGSSHVSACVDSTPRPMYETRVSDAFMEDDFSDHDSHYSEDFMEDDDDMEVEEVAPTPDITKQLLNFATMVSTDIQKFFGRKKGEEDSCDIYEDKWGSTKSGRELYYADLMKIVHGEDKVGKSNGSSLLDISNSVSEKNDNRDSFSGKPDKKIGIGPLNDLFEYGLRHFLTDKKLKQSKEIKKLKIDPKKFENVAPMNTRKLPTSFWKEPGTDSRAFVQNGGNSTVLQTNNPPDFSDLLESWRLDKFNGDISSSEVSMSPESV, from the coding sequence ATGCTTGAGGTGGCCGGGTACGGACCTCTCCCGCACCGGTTCCCCGCCATGCACGACAGGAACGCCATGGTGCTGGGACAACAAGACCGGATGACGCCGAGCGGGACTCTAACCCCGCTACATCCGGTTCCTCCCCGTGAATTACAACATACTTCCGTGATTAAGAAGCTAGATCATTCAGTAGATTCCATCATCCCAGTCAACAGGAGCGATGGAAGTTCCCACGTATCAGCCTGCGTGGACTCTACACCTAGACCCATGTATGAGACGCGAGTAAGCGATGCGTTCATGGAGGACGATTTCAGTGACCACGACTCTCATTATTCTGAAGATTTCATGGAGGACGATGATGATATGGAAGTTGAAGAAGTGGCGCCTACCCCTGACATTACTAAACAGCTTCTTAACTTTGCCACTATGGTAAGTACGGATATTCAGAAATTCTTTGGAAGAAAGAAAGGCGAAGAAGATTCCTGTGATATTTACGAAGACAAGTGGGGCTCCACGAAGTCGGGCAGGGAGTTGTACTATGCTGATCTCATGAAAATTGTTCACGGGGAAGATAAGGTCGGGAAAAGCAATGGTTCGTCACTTCTTGATATTTCAAATTCGGTTAGTGAGAAAAATGACAATAGGGATAGCTTTTCCGGAAAACCGGACAAGAAAATTGGAATTGGTCCGCTTAATGATTTGTTTGAATACGGCCTGAGGCATTTTCTTACAGACAAAAAGTTGAAGCAATCtaaagaaataaagaagttaaaaaTAGATCCTAAGAAATTTGAAAATGTTGCTCCCATGAACACTAGAAAACTCCCAACCTCGTTTTGGAAAGAGCCCGGCACAGATTCGCGCGCGTTTGTTCAAAATGGCGGAAACTCGACTGTTTTGCAGACGAACAATCCACCGGATTTTAGTGACTTGTTGGAGAGTTGGAGGCTGGATAAATTTAACGGAGATATCTCTTCGAGTGAAGTCAGTATGTCCCCAGAATCGGTATGA